TTCCTCCTGACCACCCCCCGGCCAGGGGGTTGAGCGCCGCAAGCGTCGCGCCGCACACCGCCACACCACCTCCCGCCGACCCGGCGCCCGCGGCGGTCACGTGGGGGCAGTGGTGGCGGTCCTGCGCACGTGGGGTCACTGGGACGAGCGTTCCTCGGCCAGGTGGAGGCCCGCTTCGATGACGGCGTTCATGATGGGCGCGAGCCGCTCCTCCCCCAGCGACGGCGCGCGCAGCGCCATCCGGGCCACGAGCGCGCGCTCCCGCGCGAGGTCGCGCCCTTCGAACCCGCCCACCGGCTTGATCCGCTGCACGATGCCCGCCAGCGCCGCCCGCCGCTCGAGCAGCGTGGCCAGGGCGGCGTCCACCCGGTCGATCGCCTGCCGGCACTCCGGCAGCGTGGTGGGCGACTCCGGCCGCACCAGGGCCCCGACGACCGTCACAGCCTCCTCGGCCACCTTGGGCGCCGGCGACCCGGCTGCCGGCGCGTCGAGAACGAGGCCGTCGGCGCCCGCCGCCACCGCCGCGGCCGACAGCTCCACGTCACGGGAGACGTCGGCGAGCACGGGACGCCCCGAGGCGGCGCGGGCGGCGCGCATCAGCCCCAGGTCCAGCCGGCCGGCCTCGCACAGGAGCACCCGCCCGTCCCCCGCCTGCGCGCAGTAGTCGGCCAGCTCCAGCCACTCCGCCATGGAGGCGGACGCCCGCCGCTCCACCACCACCGGCAGCCCCAGCCCGGCAGCCGCGCGTACCAGTGGGATGTCGCGCGTCCACGACGAGCCCACCACCACCGCGTCCGCCTTGGAGGCGATCGCCGGCAGGTCGGCGGCCGAGTACGGCTCAACGAGCGTGGCGCGCTCTCCCAGCACCTCGTACGCGTCCACCTGCCCGTGGTGCGCCCGCAGGTTGACCCGGCCGCCGATCACCACGGCGGGTCCCTCGCCCACGAGCAGGTCGCCCACCGCCACAGAGTGCCGTTCCAAGGTCGATGACATCCTCGACTCCCCAAACTCGGGCCGGCCCCCAGCAGCCGGCGAGAAAACCAAAAAGGCAGAGACGGGCGTCTCTGCCTCGTGCCGGCTCCAGGTGGTCGCTAGCTGACGACCGGCTCTCCCAGAGCCGGCTCGGTAAACGCGTAGCGACAAGTCATGTCTGAAACACTACACCCATGTCTCCACCAGCTGTGTGGCACCAGTCACATAACGGAGTGACCTTCAGGCGAGTCGCCGTTGATCCGTCGCTATGGGAGTATTTCTTGGCCTAGAGGAGGGTACGAGGCCGTTGATGTCGGATCGCAAGCAGGACGGACGCCGCATCGCCGGCCGCTACCAGCTGCAGGAACCCATCGGCAGGGGCGGAATGGGCATCGTCTGGCGAGCCTACGACGAGCTCCTCGACCGCACCGTCGCGGTCAAGGAGGTCAGGTACGCCGCCGCCCTGGGCGAGGAGGTGCAGCTGCTGAACCGGCGCACAATGCGCGAGGCGAGGGCGGCGGCGAGGTTCGAGCATCCCAACGTGATCGTCGTGCACGACGTGATCGAGGAGGACGATCGGCCCTGGATCGTCATGCAGCTCGTCCAGTCGCGCTCACTGGGCGCCGTAATCAAGCAGGACGGGCCGCTGGAGCCGAAACGGGTGGCCGAGATCGGCCTGGCCGTGCTGGACGCGCTGCACCGCGCCCACGAGGCGGGCGTCATGCACCGCGACGTCAAACCCGAGAACGTGCTGCTGGCCGACGACGGCCGCGTCGTGCTCACCGACTTCGGCATCGCCACCCTGGAGACCGAGACACAGCTCACCGTGACGGGCCTGGCCGGCACGCCGGCGTTCATCGCGCCCGAGCGGCTCAAAGGGCTGCCCGCCCGGCGCGAGTCGGACCTGTGGTCGTTAGGAGCCACGCTGTACACGGCGGTGGAGGGCCGCTCCCCCCACGAGCGGGGGATGGCCCTGGCGACCATGCACGCCGTGCTGACCGACGAGCCCGACCCCATGCCGCACGCGGGCCCGCTCACCGACGTGATCAGCGGGCTGCTGCGCAAGGAGCCGGTGCAGCGGCTCACCTATGAGGAGGCGCAGCGGATGCTGCGTCAGGTCATCGCGCAGGCGAGCCCGCCGCCGACCATGCAGTTCCCGGCTGCCAACCAGACGGTGCGCGTGCCCACCCCGTTCCGCACGCCGGCCGCACCGTCGGCGCCGGCCACACCCCCGCCATCGTCGTCACCGCCGTCGCCATCGCCGTCGCAACCGTCACCGTCGCCGTCGCCGTCGCCGAGCAAGGAGTCCTCCCCCGACAGGGGACGCCCGTACGGCAAGCCGCGCACCTACGGCAGGCCGCGGACGTACGGCAAGCCGCGCCCGGTGCCCGTCGAGGACGACACCCCGACCGACCCGCACGCGAAGCCGTCGCCGCCCCTGTCGCCGGCCGTGCCCGAGACCGGCGCGCGGATCACCGCCGCGCCCACCGAGGACCCGGCGCCCGTCGCCGAGTCCACGATGAACGCGGCGAAGCCGGACGGGTTGCGGGCCGGGCCGGTCGTCACGGCGGGCCTGGCGGTCCTGCTGGTCGCCGGGATCGGCGGCTACCTCGGCCTGCGCTCGGCCCCGGAGGACCGTACGGCGGGGAAGGACAAGTCCCAGGCCACGCTCGCCACGGCGACTCCTTCCGCGGCCACGCCCAGCGCGTCCCAGCCGAGCGCCTCCCAGCCGCCGTCGCCCTCGGCCACGCCTACGGTCTCCCCCACCCAGAGCCCGACTGCCGAGAAGAAGCCGGAGGACGCACTGCCCAAGGGCTGGAAGATGTACACGGACGACAAGCTCGGCTTCTCGGTCGGCCTGCCCAAGGGCTGGGACGTGCTGACCCGCGGCGGCAAGCAGGTCAGGTTCAGGGGCCCGGGCGCGGCCTCCAACGCGTACCTCCTGATCGAGGACGGGGGCAAGTCCGACAAGGACCCGTACAAGGACTGGAAGAAGCAGGAGCCGTCGCTCAAGTACAACTTCGGCGGCTACAAGAAGCTCGGCATCCACAAGGTCGACTACCAGAAGGCCGCCGCCGACTGGGACTTCACCTGGAAGACCAACACGGGCCTGACCCGGGTGCGCAACCGGGGCTTCATCACCGACAACGGAAGGGCGTACGCGATCTACTGGCACACGCTGAAGAGCCACTGGAAGAAGGACTACGACTTCTTCGAGGGCTTCTGCGCCACCTTCAAACCGGCGAAGTAGGCTGCACTGCGTGGAACGGCAGGTCGGCAACCGCTATCGCCTCATCGAACCGCTCGGCGAGGGCGGGATGGGCGTGGTCTGGCGTGCCTATGACGAGCTGCTCGACCGCACGGTGGCGGTCAAGGAGGTCCGCTACACGGGCGTCGGCGACGCCAAGCGGGCCGAGCTCAACCAGAGGACCATCAGGGAGGCCAGGGCCGCGGGCCGGCTCGACCACCCGTCGGTGATCGTCATCCACGACGTCGTCGAGGAGGACGGCCGCCCGTGGATCGTGATGCAGCTCGTGCGCTCGCGCTCGCTGGCCGAGGTGCTGCGCGAGCAGGGACCGCTCACGGTGGGGCAGGCCGCGGTGATCGGCGGGCGGGTGCTGGACGCCCTGCGGGCCGCGCACGCCACCGGCGTGCTGCACCGCGACGTGAAGCCGGAGAACGTGCTGCTGGCCGACGACGGCCGGGTGGTCCTGACCGATTTCGGCATCGCCTCGCTGGAGGCCGAGGCAGGGCTGACGGCGACCGGCGGGCTGGTGGGCACGCCCGCGTACATGCCTCCCGAGCGGCTGAACGGCGAGCCCGCCCGGCCGGAGTCGGACCTGTGGTCGCTGGGCGCGACGCTGTACGCGGCCGTCGAGGGCGAGCCGCCGTTCAAGCGCGACTCGTGGGCCGCGACGGTGGCGGCGGTGCTGCGCGACGAGCCCAGGCCGCCGGCGCGGGCGGGCGCGCTGGAGCCGGTCATCATGGGGTTGCTGCACAGGAGCCCGGCCGGGCGGATGTCCGCCGACGAGGCCGCGAGGCTGCTGTACGAGGCCGCTGCCGCCCGTCCCGTGCCCGGCGGTCCCCAAGCCCGCAGCCACGCGGGCGGCGGTGGCACGCCCGCCTGGCAGACGACGGCCGACAGCGCGCCGCACCCCACGCTCTCCGCACGCGCCAGGCGTGGCAAGGCGCTGTGGATCGGCGTGCCCGCCGCCGTGGCCGCCGTGGCGGTGCTGGGGACGGGCGGCGTGCTGCTCTCCGACCACTGGAGGGGCGGCGCCCCTGCGACGACCAGCCCGGCGCCCACCGCGAAACCCACTGAGCGTCCTACCGTCACACCCCCGGTGAAGACCGCTGACCCGACGCCCACGGTGGGAGCGGTGCCCGCGGGCTGGCAGGCCTACACCAGCGCGGCGGGCCACTTCTCGATCGCCATGCCCGAGCAGTGGCGGGCGACGAAGCACCCCACGCGGGACAGCATCAGTTTCAAAGGCCCCGGCACCTCCGGGGCGCTGATCGTCGAGTGGACGGTTCCCGAGTTCGCCTGGAAAGATCCGGCGCGGCAGTGGATGGCGCTGGAGAAGGAGATCCGGGCCAGGGGCGAGTTCGCGGGGTACAGCCGCATCGGCATCGTCCGCACCAGATATCTCGGCCTGCAGGCCGCCGACTGGGAGTTCACCCGGGTACGCGACGGCGTGCTGATCCACGTGATCAACCGCGGCTTCCGCACCGCCGACGGCCGCCCGTACGCCCTCTACTGGGAGGCTCCCGCCTCCCGCTGGGCCACCGACAGGCGCTACTTCGATACGTTCGCGAAGACGTTCAGGCCCGAATGAAAGAGCCGCAGTGAAGGAGCCGCGGTGAAGGAGCAGGCGCACTTCTGGCGGCATCCGGCGGTGCCGGGCACCGACCTGCTCAAGGCCAGCTACGTCACCCACCGCTTCACCCGGCACGTCCACGACGGGTACGCCATCGGCGTGATCGTCAGGGGCGTCGAGGAGTTCGACTACCGCGGCACCCTGCTGCGTGCGGGGGCGGGCGAGGTGGTGCTGGTCAACCCCGACTCCTCGCACACCGGCCAGGCGGGCACGCCGGACGGCTGGTCGTACCGCATGCTCTACCCGTCGATCGACACGCTGGCGGGGATCGCCGCCGAGCTGGGCGCGGCGTACGCGACGCCGCACTTCCCCGAGCAGGTGGTCCGCGACGACGAGGTGGCGGCGCTGCTGGCCCGGGCCCACCGGGCGGCCGAGCGCGGCGACGCGCTGGCCACCTCGACGCTGAGCCGCACGCTGTTCGCCCGGCTGGTCACCCGCCACGCGACTCCCCGCCCTGCCGCGGTCCTGCCCGCCGCGGGCGCGCGGGCCGTGCGTGAGGCGCTCGACCTGCTGCACGAGAGCCTCGTCGACCCGCCGACGCTGGACGACCTGGCCGGCGCGGTGGGCGCGCGGCCGTTCGCGCTGCTGCGGGCGTTCAAGGCCGTGACGGGCCTGCCGCCGCACGCCTACCTCACCTCGCTCCGGGTACGCCAGGCCCGCCGCCTCCTGCAGTCCGGGGTGCGTCCCGCGCAGGTGGCCGCCGAAGTGGGCTTCACCGATCAGGCCCACCTCAACCGGCATTTCAAGCGCATCGTGGGCGTGCCGCCCGCCGCGTATCAGCGTGCCGCCGCAGGAACGTACAAGACCGGAGATCTGTCCGCCTCCTAGCCTTTTCGGATGGAACAGACAACACACCGTTCCGGCGCCGTGCGGGACGGTCTCGGCGTCGGCGTGGCCGTGGGGCTGTCGGGTGTCGCCTTCGGCGCCGCGGCGATCACCGCGGGCCTCAGCGTGCCGCAGGCATGCGTGCTGAGCCTGCTGACGTTCACCGGCGCGTCCCAGTTCGCGCTCACCGGAGCGGTGGGCGCCGGCGGCGACCTGGTGGCCGCCACCCTCGGCGCCCTGCTGCTGGGCGGCCGCAACACGCTCTACGGCCTGCGCCTGGCCGACCTGCTGCGGGTACGCGGGCCACGCCGGCTGCTGGCCGCGCACGGGGTGATCGACGAGACGACGGCCGTCACGCTGGCCCAGCCGACCGAGGAGGCGGCGCGCACCGGTTTCACGACCACGTTCGCCAGCCTCTACGTCACCTGGAACCTGACCACGCTGGCGGGCGCGTACGGCGCCTCGTCCCTGGGCGACCCCGGCACGCTGGGGCTGGACGTGGTGGGCCCGGCCGCGTTCCTGGCCATCCTCTGGCCCCGCCTGGCCTCCAGCGCGCAACTGCGCTGGCTGGCCGCGGCCGGGGCGGCGATCGCGCTGTGCGCCACCCCGTTCCTGCCGCCGGGCCTGCCTGTGCTGCTCTCCGCCCTGCCGGTGGTCGCCGCGGTCCTGGTGGTGATGGCGCGATGACGCTGTGGTGGGCCATCGCCGCGCTCTGCGCGGGCTGCTACGCGCTCAAGCTGGCCGGGCTGGCGGCGCCGCGCCGGATGCTGGAGCATCCCGCGGTGCGCAGGTTCGCGGAACTGGTTCCGGTGGCGCTGCTGGCGGCGCTGATCGCGGTGCAGATGTTCACGGAGGAGGGCGGCCTGCGCTTCGACCCGGCACGCACCGCGGGACTGGGCGCCGCGGTCGTCGCACTGGTGCTGCGGGCGCCGTTCCTGGTCATCCTGGCCGCGGCGGCCGTCGTCACCGCGCTTGTCCGGCTCTTTTAGGGGTAGGCGCCGTGCATGTCCGATTCAGCGGTGATGGTCGGCGGGCGCTATCGGTTGCTCAGAACGATCGGCAGAGGCGGCATGGGCAAGGTGTGGCATGCCCACGACGAGGTGCTGGGCAGGGACGTGGCCGTCAAGGAGGTCCTGCCGCCCCCCGACCTGACGGGTCCCGAGCGCGAGGTGTTCGCCGTACGGACGTTCAGGGAGGCCAGGGCGGCGGGCCGGGTGGCGCACCCGGGCGTGGCCGCCGTGTACGACGTCCTTGAGGAAGGCGGCCACCCCTGGATCGTCATGCAGCTCGTGGACTCCCGCACTTTAGGAGATCTGGTCCGCGAGGAAGGCCCGATGTCCCCACTCGAGACCGCGAACATCGGGCTTCAGCTCCTGGAGGCGCTGCGCGCGGCCCACGCGGCGGGCGTGCTGCACCGTGACGTGAAGCCGGACAACGTGCTGCTCACCGAGGACGGCAGGGCGGTGCTCACCGACTTCGGCATCGCCACCACGGAGGACGAGGCCCCCGTGACCCGTACGGGCATCCTGATCGGCACCCCCGCCTTCATGGCGCCGGAACGCGCGGCCGGCGGGCAGGCGAGCCCCGCCTCGGACCTGTGGTCGCTGGGCATCACGCTCTACATGGCCGTCGAGGGCCACTCCCCCTTTCAGCGGGACAACGCCCTGGCCACGCTCAGCGCGGTCATGCACGCCGAATCGGCGCCGCTGGCCCGCGCGGGCGTGCTCGCCCCCGTGCTGCTCGGCCTGCTGCGCAAGAACCCGGCGGAGCGTATGTCGCTGGTGGAGGCCGAGCGGCGGCTGGCCGTGATCATCGCGGGCGGCACGACCGAGCAGACGGGTCCCGTCCCCATACCCGTGGCGGAGCCGCGATCGCGGCGGCGCGGGCTGCGAGTGGCCGCGATCGCCGGGAGCGCGCTGATCGTCGCCGTCGTCGCGGGCGGTGCGGCCTGGTGGTCGAACCGCGCGCAGGAACCGCCCCTGGACCAGAGCCCCGCTCCGGCCGTGGTGACCGCCGGCCCGTCCAGCTCCGGTCCCGAGCCGACCCGGGACCATGAGTCCACCCGTCCGACCCCCGCTGAGACCTCCTCCGCGTCGGCCCCTGAGAGGTCCCCTGGAACGGCTTCTGAGCCGGCCAACGGGCCTTCCGCTCCGCAGAGCTCCTCGCCGCCCACCAAGGAGCCGCGCAAGACGCCGACCGGCGATCGCAAGAGCCCCACCCACGAGCCGACGCCCACCGCGTCCAAGACCAAGGACGAGACCAAGAACGAGAAGAAGACCGAGAAGCCGAAGGAGAACAAGCAGACCCCGGCCCAGGCGCCGGGCGCGGTCGAGCCGTCGGACCAGGGCCGCAAGAAGGTCAAGAAGCGCCGCTGACGCGGGGCCGGTCAGGACTCGGCGCGGACGATGTCCAGCGCCTTCTGCAGGTCCTGCGGATAGTCCGTGCTGAACGACATCCACTCCCCCGTGGTCGGATGCTCGAACCCGAGCGCCACGGCGTGCAGCCACTGCCGCGTGATCCCCAGGCGGGCCGCCAGCGTCGGGTCGGCGCCGTACAGCAGGTCGCCGACGCAGGGGTGCCGCAGCGCCGCCATGTGCACCCGGATCTGGTGGGTACGCCCGGTCTCCAGCTTGATGTCCAGCAGCGAGGCCGCCCGGAACGCCTCGACGGTGTCGTAGTGGGTGACCGACGGCTTTCCGCCCGCCACCACCGCGAACCGCCCGTCCCCGGCGGGGTGGCGGTCGATGGGCGCGTCCACCGTGCCCCTGAACGGGTCGGGATGCCCCTGCACCAGCGCGTGGTAGCGCTTGTCGACCGTGCGTTCCTTGAAGGCCCGCTTGAGCCGGGAGTACGCCACCTCGCTCTTGGCCACCACCATCGCCCCCGTGGTGTTGGCGTCGAGCCGGTGCACGATGCCCTGCCGCTCGGCCGCCCCGCTGGTCGCGATGGTGTGACCGGCCCCGAGGAGCCCGCCGATCACGGTCGGCCCGGTCCAGCCGACGGTCGGGTGGGCGGCCACCCCGATCGGCTTGTTGACCACGACGATGTCGTCGTCCTCGTACACGACGGCCATGCCCGGCACCGGCTCGGCGACCGGCATCGGCGTGGTGACCGGCGGCGGCATCGTCACATCGAGCCACGCGCCCGCGTGCACCCGGTCCGACTTGGCCGGCTGCTGCCCGTCGACCAGCACCTCGCCCGCGACGATCAGCTCGGCCGCGCGCGTGCGGGAGAAGCCGAACAGGCGGGAGAGCGCCGCGTCGAGCCGCTCGCCCTCCAGGCCGTCGGGGACGGGAAGGCTGCGCTGCTCACTCATCCTTCGCCACCGTCCTTCGCCACTGCCTTGGACCCGTCGATCTGCACGTTGCGCCAGGCGAGGAGGACGGCCAGGATGCCGCCGCAGACGATGGCCGAGTCGGCGATGTTGAAGACGGGGAAGTAGTCGATGACGGGGAAATGCCCGGGGAGCACCTCGATGAAGTCGACGACGTGCCCCTGGAGCTGCGTGGAGCGCCCGAAGCCCGAGGGGTAGCGCAGCAGCCGGTCGGTGAGGTTGCCGACCGCCCCGCCGAGCAGCAGGCCGAGCGTGAGAGCCCAGGCCCGGCTGCCCAGCTTGCGGGCGGTGCGCACGATGGCCACGACCACACCCGCGGCGATGAAGGTGAAGACGAGGGTCATTCCGGTGCCCATGCTGAACGCGGCACCGGAATTGAAGATCACCCGGAACTGCAGCACGTCCGGGATGACGATGAGCGGCGCCCGGCCCTCGAGCGTGCGCAGCACCACCGTCTTGGTGATGACGTCGGCCGCGTAGATCACGGCCGCCAGCACGACGAGGACCGCGAAGAGGCGCCCGCGGGGGGTGCCCTCAGGCGCTGCTACCGGCGCTCCTCCTTCTGCTTGCAGGCCACGCACAGCGTCGCCCTCGGGAACGCCTGAAGGCGTTCCTTGCCGATCGGCTTGTGGCACGATTCGCACACTCCATAGGTCCCTGCGTCGATCCTGGCGATCGCACGTTCGTTCTGCGCGACCAGATCGCGCGCATTCAGGGTAAGGGCGATCTCGCGTTCGCGCTCGTACGTCTTGGCGCCGGCGTCCGCCTGGTCGTCGCCGGCTCCCTGGGTGACGTCTCCAGAGGCTATCTCCGTCTCGTGGCGGTGGATGTCCGCGTTGAGCTCGTCGATCTCGCTCTGGAGCATGCCGCGTACCTCGGCCAGCTCCTCTTCCGACCACATCGACGGTGTAGCGGTGGTCTGCGTGACTGCCGCCATGGCTGCCTCCATTGCTGATCAAGGCCGTAAATGGTGCGGGCAGCTTAGGATCCTCATAACGGAACGGCAAACGACCCGCCGGACGGTTTACCTCCCCCGTACTATCCCGCCTCGCGCATTCAACTCCTCCACAGGGGCGTCCATTCCCACATCTTTGTCGGTTGCGTACCGAGCGTGGCCGTTGGAGGGCCTCCGGACGGTGCGCCCCTGGAAACCAGGAAGCCTTCGCCTCCACTCTGCGTTATGGTTTGAGACTGCAAGGCGTTGATGGGGCCCGACTGTGAGGGATATCACCCCGGAGCCGCCGGAAGAACGGCTCGTGCGAGCTCATTAGACCCGGCAGCAGACCAAACGAAGAGGGCCTTTCCGCTGGAGAGGTCAAGAAGGGTGGTACCGCGGAGCCGCGTGGCTTCGTCCCTTCACGCTCAGCCCTGACGGCCGACGAAGCGTGGAGGTCACGCCCGAGATGTCTTCCCCAACGTTCCGCTCTCTTCCCGCGCAGGTCGACCTGCCCGCGCTCGAGCGCGAGGTCCTGGACCGCTGGCGGGACGGGAAGATCTTCGAGCGGTCCATCGAGCAGAACGCCGGCAACCCGTCCTGGGTCTTCTACGAGGGTCCGCCCACCGCGAACGGCCTGCCCGGCGTGCACCACGTCGAGGCGCGGGTGTTCAAGGACCTCTTCCCGCGCTACAAGTCCATGCGCGGATTCAGCGTTCCGCGTAAGGCCGGATGGGACTGCCACGGCCTCCCGGTCGAGGTCGGCGTCGAGCGCGAGCTGGGCCTGACCGGCAAGAAGGACATCGAGGAATATGGCATCGCCGAGTTCAACGCCAAGTGCCGCGAGTCGGTGCTGCGGCACGTGGACGCGTTCGAGCAGATGACCGAGCGCATGGGCTACTGGATCGACCTGTCCCAGGCGTACCGGACGATGGACCCGTCCTACATCGAGTCGGTGTGGTGGTCGCTGAAGGTCGTGTGGGACAAGGGGCTGCTGTTCCGCGACTTCCGCATCACGCCGTACTGCCCGCGCTGCGGCACGGGGCTGTCCGACCACGAGCTGGGCCAGCCCGGCGGCTACGAGAACGTCTCCAGCCCGTCGGTCTACGTCCGCATGCCGGTGACCTCCGGGCCGCTGGCCGAGCTGGGCGCCGCCCTGCTGGTGTGGACGACGACGCCGTGGACCCTCGTGTCCAACACGGCGGTCGCCGTGCACCCCGACGTGACCTACGTCGCGGCCCGCACGGCGGACGGCGAGGTCCTGGTGGTCGCCGAGCCGCTGCTGTCGGTCCTGGGCGAGGGCGCGACCGAGGTCGCCCGCTGCACGGGGCGTGAGCTGGAGCACACCACCTACTCCCGCCCGTTCGACCTGGTCGACATCCCCGGCGCCCACTACGTCGTGCTCGGCGACTACGTCACGGTCGAGGACGGCACCGGCCTGGTCCACCAGGCCCCGGCGTTCGGCGCCGACGACCTGGCCGTGATCAAGCGGTACGACATGCCCGTCGTCAACCCGATCGGCCCCGACGGCCGCTTCCTCGACGACGTGCCCATGGTCGGCGGCCGGTTCTTCAAGGACGCCGACGAGGAGCTGACCGAGGACCTGCGCGCCCGCGGGCTGCTCTACCGCGGCGGCCACTTCGAGCACGCCTACCCCCACTGCTGGCGCTGCCACACCGCGCTGCTCTACTACGCCCTCCCGTCCTGGTACATCCGCACCACGTCGGTCAAGGACAAGATGCTGGCGGAGAACGCCGACACCAGCTGGTACCCCGAGACGATCAAGTGGGGCCGGTTCGGCGAGTGGCTGCGCAACAACGTCGACTGGTCGCTGTCGCGCTCGCGCTACTGGGGCACGCCGCTGCCGCTGTGGGTGTGCTCCGAGGACGAGTCCCACGTGACGTGCGTCGGCTCGCTGGAGGAGCTGGGCACCCTGGCAGGGCAGGACATCTCGGCGCTCGACCCGCACCGCCCGTACGTCGACGACGTGACCTTCGACTGCCCCTCGTGCGGCGCCCTGGCCCGCCGCGTGCCCGACGTCATCGACGCCTGGTACGACTCCGGCTCCATGCCGTTCGCCCAGTGGGGCGAGCGCGGCAAGCCCGAGGGCCTCTACCCGGCGCAGTTCATCTGCGAGGCCACCGACCAGACGCGCGGCTGGTTCTACTCGCTGATGGCCGTCGGCACGCTCGTCTTCGGCAAGTCCTCGTACGAGAACGTGCTCTGCCTGGGCCTGATCCTGGCCGAGGACGGCCGCAAGATGAGCAAGCACCTGGGCAACATCCTCGAGCCGATCCCGCTGATGGACCAGCACGGGGCCGACGCGCTGCGCTGGTTCATGGCCTGCTCGGGCTCGCCCTGGGCGGCTCGCCGGGTGGGGCACAACGCGCTGGAGGAGATCGTCCGCAAGGTCCTGCTGACGCTCTGGAACACCTCGTCGTTCTTCACCCTCTACGCCAACGCCGAGTCCTGGTCGCCGTCCATGCTCGCGGAGGCCACGCCGGCCGCCGAGCGCCCGCTGCTCGACCGCTGGGTGCTGGCCGAGCTGCACAGGACGGTGGCCGAGGTCACGGCGTCCTTGGACGAGTACGACACCCAGCGCGCCGGCCGCCGCCTGGCCGACTTCCTCGACGACCTGTCCAACTGGTACGTGCGCCGCTCGCGCCGCCGGTTCTGGCAGGGGTCGCGAGAGGCGTTCGCGACGCTGTACGAGTGCCTGGAGACGGTGACGCGGCTGATGGCGCCCATCGCGCCGTTCATCACCGACTACCTCTGGGACGTGCTGCGCTCCCCCGAGGCGCCCTCCTCGGTGCACCTGGCCTCCTGGCCCACGGTCCGCGAGGACCTGCTCGACCCGGTGCTGTCCGACCGGATGGCCCTGGTACGGCGCCTGGTCGAGCTGGGCCGCTCGGCCCGCGCCTCGTCGGGCGTCAAGACCCGCCAGCCGCTCCGCAGGGCCCTGGTGGGGGCGCACGGCTGGCCGTCGCTGCCCGGCGAGCTCCGGGGCCTGGTGGCGGACGAGCTGAACGTCCACGCGCTCGAGGACATGTCCGGGTTCAGCGCCGATCTCGTGTCCTACTCCGTCAAGCCCAATTTCCGGGCCCTGGGCAAGCGCTTCGGCTCCCAGACCAAGCTGGTGGCCGCCGCGGTCTCGGCCGCCGACCCCGCCCGCGTGGCCCGGGCTCTCCGCTCGGGCTCCACGGTCATGGTGGAGGCCGACGAGCTCGGCGAGATCATGCTCGGCCCCGACGACGTGATCGTCAACGAGCAGCCCCGTGCGGGCTGGGCGGTGGAGACGGGCGCGATCGGCACCGGCACGGGCGAGACGGTGGCCCTGGACCTGGAGCTCACCGACGACCTGCGCCGCGCCGGCCTCCTGCGCGAGGTCATCCGCCTGGTCCAGGACGCCCGCAAGTCGACCGGTCTGTCGATCACCGACCGCATCGACCTGTGGTGGACCACGTCCTCCCCTGACCTCGCCGCCGCCCTGCGTACCGAGGGGCACGTGGTGGCGGAGGAGGTCCTGGCGACCACGGTCACGGAGGGCACGGCCCCGGACCTGCCGTCCCACACGGACGAGGACCTGTCGCTGACCTTCCAGCTCCGCCGCGCCTGAAACGGCGCGGCGGGGCTCGGCGGTTCGGCTGTGCGGCCGGCGCCAGGACACATCACCGGGGGATGAACACATTGTCAAGGAAATCGCTCACCATGCTGCGCGGCGCGGTAGAGCGCGCTGTCGCCGACCAGGACTACTCGCTCGTCCGCAGTGCGGCGCTGGCCGAACGCGCCCGCCGCCTGGCCGGCACCCTGAGGAACGACCGGCCTGACGTCGAGTCCCTTTTCATCGTGGCGCACTTCATGGGGCTCCGCTACGCCGAGCTCGGCCCGGAGGGCCGTGGTGAGCGGGACATCGCGCTCGAGTTATTCGCCCGCTGCCTGATCCATGGCGAC
This genomic interval from Nonomuraea helvata contains the following:
- the ileS gene encoding isoleucine--tRNA ligase — translated: MSSPTFRSLPAQVDLPALEREVLDRWRDGKIFERSIEQNAGNPSWVFYEGPPTANGLPGVHHVEARVFKDLFPRYKSMRGFSVPRKAGWDCHGLPVEVGVERELGLTGKKDIEEYGIAEFNAKCRESVLRHVDAFEQMTERMGYWIDLSQAYRTMDPSYIESVWWSLKVVWDKGLLFRDFRITPYCPRCGTGLSDHELGQPGGYENVSSPSVYVRMPVTSGPLAELGAALLVWTTTPWTLVSNTAVAVHPDVTYVAARTADGEVLVVAEPLLSVLGEGATEVARCTGRELEHTTYSRPFDLVDIPGAHYVVLGDYVTVEDGTGLVHQAPAFGADDLAVIKRYDMPVVNPIGPDGRFLDDVPMVGGRFFKDADEELTEDLRARGLLYRGGHFEHAYPHCWRCHTALLYYALPSWYIRTTSVKDKMLAENADTSWYPETIKWGRFGEWLRNNVDWSLSRSRYWGTPLPLWVCSEDESHVTCVGSLEELGTLAGQDISALDPHRPYVDDVTFDCPSCGALARRVPDVIDAWYDSGSMPFAQWGERGKPEGLYPAQFICEATDQTRGWFYSLMAVGTLVFGKSSYENVLCLGLILAEDGRKMSKHLGNILEPIPLMDQHGADALRWFMACSGSPWAARRVGHNALEEIVRKVLLTLWNTSSFFTLYANAESWSPSMLAEATPAAERPLLDRWVLAELHRTVAEVTASLDEYDTQRAGRRLADFLDDLSNWYVRRSRRRFWQGSREAFATLYECLETVTRLMAPIAPFITDYLWDVLRSPEAPSSVHLASWPTVREDLLDPVLSDRMALVRRLVELGRSARASSGVKTRQPLRRALVGAHGWPSLPGELRGLVADELNVHALEDMSGFSADLVSYSVKPNFRALGKRFGSQTKLVAAAVSAADPARVARALRSGSTVMVEADELGEIMLGPDDVIVNEQPRAGWAVETGAIGTGTGETVALDLELTDDLRRAGLLREVIRLVQDARKSTGLSITDRIDLWWTTSSPDLAAALRTEGHVVAEEVLATTVTEGTAPDLPSHTDEDLSLTFQLRRA